From Rhodovastum atsumiense, a single genomic window includes:
- a CDS encoding HlyD family type I secretion periplasmic adaptor subunit, with the protein MSKPPTSVIAAGAATQNEDAAPVLLEYQSPTAALIARPVPLAARFTTWVVASLFAALLAVMSLLPIDRVVTAAGKVTATTGNLMVQPLETAIVRSIAVKEGQLVHAGDTLAQLDPTFAQADAGSLETQVASLSAEVTRLTAETQGRIYQSDGSPAGQLQAMIFTQRHGERTLRLENYRQKIEALTVKAAQADSDVRTYTQRLALASEVESKRRELERLQVGSQLNRLAATDARVDIESRLAAARSEAQSSRRDLAALVAERDGYVHQNAAETSQQLTEQGRKLADAREQFNKAALRRTLVQLRADRDAIVLRIAPVSVGTVMQTAQEFIELVPLDAPLQIEAAVDGRDVGFVRVGDPVTLKFETFPYALYGTAEGTVRSLSPDSFKDPTAPPSKEQVDKSRAAQAMGVLFFRAKMSIDAVQLHDLPEGARIVPGMPVTADIRVGKRTIIGYLMSRFIPAASEGMREP; encoded by the coding sequence ATGAGCAAGCCTCCCACGTCCGTCATCGCCGCCGGGGCCGCGACCCAGAACGAGGACGCGGCGCCGGTGCTGCTGGAATACCAGTCGCCCACCGCGGCGCTGATCGCGCGCCCGGTGCCGCTGGCCGCGCGCTTCACCACCTGGGTGGTGGCGTCCCTGTTCGCCGCGCTGCTGGCGGTGATGTCGCTGCTGCCGATCGACCGGGTGGTGACGGCGGCGGGCAAGGTGACGGCGACCACCGGCAACCTGATGGTGCAGCCGCTGGAGACCGCGATCGTGCGCTCGATCGCGGTCAAGGAAGGCCAGTTGGTGCATGCCGGCGACACGCTGGCGCAGCTCGACCCGACCTTCGCGCAGGCCGATGCCGGCTCGCTGGAGACGCAGGTGGCGAGCCTGTCGGCCGAGGTGACGCGGCTGACCGCGGAGACGCAGGGGCGGATCTACCAGTCCGATGGCAGCCCGGCCGGGCAGCTGCAGGCGATGATCTTCACCCAGCGCCATGGCGAGCGGACCCTGCGGCTGGAGAATTACCGCCAGAAGATCGAGGCGCTGACGGTGAAGGCGGCGCAGGCGGATTCCGATGTGCGCACCTACACGCAGCGTCTGGCGCTGGCGAGCGAGGTGGAATCGAAGCGGCGCGAACTGGAGCGGCTGCAGGTGGGCAGCCAGCTCAACCGGCTGGCCGCCACCGATGCGCGGGTGGACATCGAATCCCGCCTCGCCGCGGCGCGCTCGGAAGCACAGTCCTCCCGGCGCGACCTGGCCGCCCTGGTGGCCGAGCGCGACGGCTATGTGCACCAGAACGCCGCCGAGACCTCGCAGCAACTGACCGAGCAGGGCCGCAAGCTCGCGGATGCGCGCGAGCAGTTCAACAAGGCGGCGTTGCGGCGCACCCTGGTGCAGTTGCGCGCCGACCGTGACGCGATCGTGCTGCGCATCGCCCCGGTGAGCGTGGGCACGGTGATGCAGACGGCGCAGGAATTCATCGAGTTGGTGCCGCTGGATGCGCCGCTGCAGATCGAGGCGGCGGTGGACGGGCGTGATGTCGGCTTCGTGCGGGTCGGCGATCCGGTGACGCTGAAATTCGAAACCTTCCCCTACGCGCTGTACGGCACGGCGGAAGGCACGGTGCGCAGCCTCAGCCCGGACAGCTTCAAGGATCCGACGGCGCCGCCGTCCAAGGAGCAGGTGGACAAGTCGCGCGCGGCGCAGGCGATGGGGGTGCTGTTCTTCCGCGCCAAGATGTCGATCGACGCGGTGCAGTTGCACGACCTGCCCGAAGGCGCGCGCATCGTCCCCGGCATGCCGGTGACGGCGGATATCCGCGTCGGCAAGCGCACCATCATTGGGTACCTGATGTCACGCTTTATCCCCGCCGCCTCCGAGGGAATGCGCGAGCCGTAG
- a CDS encoding glycosyltransferase family 2 protein produces MQPSVESIAHASSGRQAGPALPTFAVIIPTQNGGAFAALQVAALKSQSAQPCEVLIIDSGSVDDTVSIFRGAGYRVHTIAPAQFDHGGTRNLGAALVDPRADLLVFLTQDAIPANAQALARLLHSFTDADVAMAYGRQLPRPEAGPIERHARLFNYGDTGLSKRLPAARALGIKAVFASNSFAAYRRSIFNQLGGFATPVIMGEDQVFAARALQGGWTVVYAARAEAVHSHGYTPLQEFRRYFDTGVYHAAFPMIAEQFGGVGGEGFAFIRSEVAYLGRTAPHLIPLAALHWVAKYTGYRIGRHAARLPARLRPRLAMHKGYFRRLHAGAAPTSVEVAD; encoded by the coding sequence ATGCAGCCATCCGTCGAATCGATAGCGCACGCCTCGTCCGGACGACAAGCAGGGCCCGCTCTACCCACCTTTGCAGTGATCATTCCAACGCAGAACGGTGGAGCATTCGCGGCCTTGCAGGTAGCAGCGCTGAAAAGCCAGTCAGCGCAGCCGTGCGAAGTGCTGATCATCGATTCCGGATCGGTCGATGATACCGTGTCGATCTTCCGCGGCGCCGGATATCGCGTCCACACCATTGCTCCCGCGCAGTTCGATCATGGCGGAACCCGCAATCTCGGCGCCGCGCTGGTTGATCCGCGTGCCGATCTGCTGGTGTTCCTGACGCAGGATGCGATTCCGGCGAATGCGCAGGCCCTGGCGCGCCTGCTGCACTCCTTCACCGATGCCGACGTGGCCATGGCCTATGGCCGCCAGCTTCCGCGTCCCGAGGCCGGTCCGATCGAACGTCATGCACGGCTGTTCAACTATGGAGATACAGGCTTGTCCAAACGGCTGCCAGCGGCGCGCGCCCTTGGCATCAAGGCAGTCTTTGCCTCCAATTCCTTTGCGGCCTATCGCCGCAGCATCTTCAACCAGCTTGGCGGCTTTGCCACACCGGTCATCATGGGCGAGGACCAGGTGTTCGCCGCGCGGGCGCTGCAAGGGGGCTGGACCGTGGTCTACGCGGCCCGGGCCGAGGCAGTGCACTCGCACGGCTACACGCCGCTGCAGGAGTTCCGCCGGTATTTCGACACCGGCGTCTATCACGCGGCCTTCCCGATGATCGCCGAGCAGTTCGGCGGCGTCGGCGGCGAAGGCTTCGCCTTCATCCGATCGGAGGTCGCCTACCTGGGCCGCACCGCGCCGCACCTGATCCCGCTCGCGGCGCTGCACTGGGTGGCCAAATACACCGGCTATCGCATCGGACGCCATGCGGCGCGGCTGCCGGCGCGGCTGCGGCCGAGACTCGCCATGCACAAAGGCTATTTCCGACGGCTGCACGCAGGCGCAGCGCCGACTTCCGTGGAAGTTGCGGACTAA
- a CDS encoding undecaprenyl-phosphate glucose phosphotransferase, producing MSSVGSEIVSAYGHETMPPRLGQIPRPSAPPVSTRVIRDLVRLSDVVLFITAAVLAWLPTAQPAPGPFIVAGIVAAVTAVMIYSRTDLYSLAMLLGPGRRTGTAAAGIAAGTVTAGAELVLTGMPYGVIWQWTVLWAALAGGGLLLGRSVSLTLLRHWHAQGRLDRKMAIVGVNALSAALINRIDMGSPNTSVVGLYVERDEDAPPSQAGVPVLGGLDDLIVQVRVQAIDTIVVALPLIEQARVERICERLRDVACDVYLTADVVGLRYGAAAIADLDGHPVIVVRQRPLKDWQGVQKRAFDLAFGWLFMLILAPAMAIIAGLIRLDSPGPVLFRQRRLGFNNNVITVLKFRTMYHHASDPLANRLTERNDPRVTPLGRILRKYSLDELPQIFNVISGEMSLVGPRPHALNAKAANRYYGDVVAEYARRHVVKPGITGWAQVSGWRGETRTEEQIRQRVAHDLHYIENWSLGFDLRILWLTAVRELFSRHAF from the coding sequence ATGAGCAGTGTCGGTTCCGAAATCGTCAGCGCCTACGGCCATGAGACGATGCCGCCACGGCTGGGGCAGATCCCCCGCCCGAGCGCACCACCGGTTTCCACCCGCGTGATCCGCGACCTGGTCCGGTTGTCCGACGTGGTCCTGTTCATCACCGCCGCGGTCCTCGCCTGGCTGCCGACGGCGCAGCCGGCCCCGGGGCCCTTCATCGTCGCCGGCATCGTCGCCGCCGTGACCGCGGTGATGATCTATTCCCGCACCGATCTCTACAGCCTGGCGATGCTGCTCGGACCGGGGCGACGGACCGGCACGGCGGCAGCCGGGATTGCCGCCGGCACCGTCACGGCCGGGGCCGAACTGGTGCTGACCGGGATGCCCTACGGCGTGATCTGGCAATGGACGGTGCTCTGGGCCGCCCTGGCCGGCGGCGGATTGCTGCTGGGGCGGAGCGTGTCGCTGACGCTGCTGCGGCACTGGCATGCGCAGGGTCGGCTCGACCGGAAGATGGCGATCGTGGGTGTGAATGCGCTGTCGGCGGCGCTGATCAACCGCATCGACATGGGCTCGCCCAACACCTCGGTTGTCGGGCTTTATGTGGAGCGTGACGAAGACGCGCCACCAAGCCAGGCCGGCGTTCCTGTCCTGGGTGGGCTGGACGACCTGATCGTGCAGGTGCGCGTGCAGGCGATCGACACCATCGTGGTGGCACTGCCACTCATCGAGCAGGCGCGGGTGGAACGGATCTGCGAGAGGTTGCGCGACGTTGCCTGCGACGTCTACCTGACCGCCGACGTGGTAGGGCTGCGTTACGGTGCCGCCGCGATCGCCGATCTCGACGGCCATCCGGTGATCGTTGTCCGGCAGCGCCCGCTCAAGGATTGGCAGGGCGTGCAGAAGCGGGCCTTCGACCTGGCCTTCGGCTGGCTGTTCATGCTGATCCTGGCGCCGGCGATGGCGATCATCGCCGGGCTGATCCGGCTCGACAGCCCCGGGCCGGTGCTGTTCCGCCAGCGCCGGCTGGGCTTCAACAACAATGTCATCACCGTCCTCAAATTCCGCACCATGTATCACCATGCCTCGGACCCGCTGGCGAACCGGCTGACCGAGCGCAACGATCCGCGGGTCACCCCGCTCGGCCGCATCCTGCGCAAGTACAGCCTCGACGAACTGCCGCAGATCTTCAACGTGATCAGCGGTGAGATGTCGCTGGTCGGGCCGCGACCGCATGCGCTGAATGCCAAGGCGGCGAACCGCTACTATGGCGACGTGGTCGCCGAATATGCGCGGCGCCATGTGGTCAAGCCGGGCATCACCGGCTGGGCGCAGGTGTCGGGCTGGCGTGGCGAGACGCGTACGGAGGAACAGATCCGCCAGCGCGTCGCGCATGACCTGCATTATATCGAGAACTGGTCACTTGGCTTCGACCTGCGCATCCTGTGGCTGACGGCGGTACGGGAGCTGTTCAGCCGTCATGCGTTTTGA
- a CDS encoding glycosyltransferase, which translates to MRFDPLRAPDPLRIVLVNNFYPPYLVGGGEIVVWHLARELAATGVDVTVVTTCAPRQGMHEEAQDGVHVVRFFPRNLWWSYARFRAGEARSLPAKLVWMLRDAWNHDAAAKFGAVLDTIAPDLVHTHNIRGLSPAIWAEAQRRGLPVVHTLHNYHLLCRRSTMLDAHGMPCGGNCLGCRLYRRWYCRLGSEVDLLCSPSRHVLSLHERAGLTVRLGQHVVRNGLPRPARLPQRPENAVLRLLFSCQLHPVSGLLQLLEAMRLLQGPVALHIVGRGPLGEVVRRAVADDPRIVFHGFLATEERQREFALCDAVLFPSALVECTSLVIAEAFLHGRPVIGSDQPPLEEIVTHGVNGLLFEAGKPASLAAAIAQLAGNRALLRTLSQGAEEAASTCTTQAMTASYRGLYEFALEQRRMAA; encoded by the coding sequence ATGCGTTTTGACCCGCTGCGTGCACCGGATCCGCTACGCATCGTGCTCGTCAACAACTTCTATCCGCCCTACTTGGTTGGTGGCGGCGAGATCGTGGTCTGGCATCTCGCCCGCGAACTCGCCGCCACCGGCGTGGACGTCACGGTGGTCACCACCTGCGCACCGCGCCAGGGCATGCACGAGGAAGCGCAGGACGGCGTCCACGTCGTCCGCTTCTTCCCGCGCAATCTGTGGTGGAGCTACGCGCGGTTCCGGGCGGGGGAGGCCCGCAGCCTGCCGGCAAAACTGGTGTGGATGCTGCGCGATGCCTGGAACCACGACGCCGCGGCAAAATTCGGCGCCGTTCTGGACACGATCGCCCCGGATCTCGTGCATACCCACAACATCCGCGGCCTCTCGCCCGCGATCTGGGCGGAGGCGCAGCGGCGCGGCCTACCGGTGGTGCATACACTGCACAACTATCACCTGCTGTGCCGGCGCAGCACGATGCTCGATGCGCACGGCATGCCCTGCGGCGGCAACTGTCTCGGGTGCCGGCTGTACCGTCGCTGGTACTGCCGGCTCGGCAGCGAGGTCGATCTGCTGTGCAGCCCCTCACGGCACGTGCTGAGCCTGCACGAACGTGCCGGGCTCACCGTCCGGCTTGGCCAGCATGTCGTTCGCAACGGACTGCCCCGGCCCGCGCGCTTGCCGCAACGGCCGGAGAATGCGGTGCTGCGGCTGTTGTTTTCCTGCCAGTTGCATCCCGTATCCGGCCTGCTGCAACTGCTGGAGGCGATGCGGCTGTTGCAGGGGCCGGTGGCATTGCACATCGTCGGCCGTGGCCCACTGGGCGAAGTGGTGCGCCGTGCCGTCGCCGATGATCCGCGCATCGTCTTTCACGGATTCCTCGCCACCGAGGAACGCCAGCGGGAATTCGCCCTGTGCGACGCCGTGCTGTTTCCCTCGGCGCTGGTCGAATGCACCTCGCTGGTGATCGCCGAAGCCTTCCTCCACGGCCGGCCGGTGATCGGCAGCGACCAGCCTCCGCTGGAGGAGATCGTGACGCACGGCGTCAACGGCCTGCTGTTCGAAGCCGGCAAGCCTGCCTCCCTGGCCGCAGCGATCGCGCAACTCGCCGGGAACCGGGCGTTGCTGCGGACCTTGTCGCAGGGCGCGGAGGAAGCAGCGTCCACCTGCACCACGCAGGCCATGACGGCCAGCTATCGGGGACTCTACGAATTCGCGCTCGAACAGCGGCGGATGGCAGCATGA
- a CDS encoding lipopolysaccharide biosynthesis protein, translated as MPAIQIHAIRGVASGALRSRKVISLFAGNGLGQIIAIAAVPAIARLFDAGAVGAFGLFTSTVAALAVVSCLALEQAIPLAEDARAASALRVASAAVLAGFVALLALLLFAARPFGLGWLGGLAQNAALLPASILLVGLVQIGVQSATQRRDFHRLSLGFAVRTGGTALAQIAMAFLLPTGTGMILAQMLALAATLVVLGDSLRGPLPTRQELRAEMARHSNCPLFLAPRLAVGALGDVAMLLLLSAWFSTEEVGYYWMAARLLQVPAGFLDPPTRQLFMSAALDARARTGRFGSVLVTASGALVAIAGMVILVLMLFGHPLIRTVLGAGWEPAVTYVQIMAIGWLFDFANIPFSNAVLLLGLQRQHFTFDIAYRTAMLAALAIGCWNGDLLLGCMLVSGVKAVMASGFSLFVIRRSLQAPAAE; from the coding sequence ATGCCGGCGATCCAGATTCATGCCATTCGTGGCGTCGCCAGCGGCGCCTTGCGCTCGCGCAAGGTGATCTCACTGTTCGCCGGGAACGGCCTCGGCCAGATCATCGCGATCGCCGCGGTCCCGGCCATCGCACGGCTGTTCGACGCCGGCGCGGTCGGTGCGTTCGGCCTGTTCACCAGCACGGTCGCGGCCCTGGCCGTGGTGTCGTGCCTGGCGCTGGAACAGGCCATCCCGCTGGCCGAGGATGCACGCGCGGCCAGCGCGCTGCGGGTGGCCAGCGCCGCCGTCCTGGCTGGCTTCGTCGCCCTGCTCGCCCTGCTGCTGTTCGCGGCCCGGCCGTTCGGCCTCGGCTGGCTGGGGGGGCTGGCGCAGAACGCCGCGCTGCTGCCGGCCAGCATCCTGCTGGTCGGACTGGTGCAGATCGGCGTGCAGTCGGCAACGCAGCGCCGCGACTTCCATCGCCTCTCGCTCGGCTTCGCGGTGCGCACCGGTGGCACGGCGCTGGCACAGATCGCCATGGCGTTCCTGCTGCCGACCGGCACCGGCATGATCCTCGCCCAGATGCTGGCGCTGGCGGCGACACTTGTGGTGCTGGGCGACTCCCTGCGCGGCCCCCTGCCAACCCGGCAGGAACTGCGCGCGGAAATGGCGCGGCACAGCAACTGCCCGCTGTTCCTGGCCCCGCGGCTTGCCGTGGGGGCGCTCGGGGACGTCGCCATGCTGCTGCTGCTGTCGGCCTGGTTCAGCACGGAAGAGGTCGGCTACTACTGGATGGCCGCGCGACTGTTGCAGGTGCCCGCGGGCTTCCTCGATCCACCGACGCGACAGCTCTTCATGTCGGCCGCCCTGGACGCACGCGCCCGCACGGGACGGTTCGGCTCCGTGCTGGTCACCGCCTCCGGCGCCCTGGTGGCGATCGCGGGGATGGTGATCCTGGTGCTCATGCTGTTCGGCCACCCCCTGATCCGCACCGTGCTTGGGGCGGGATGGGAACCCGCCGTGACCTATGTACAGATCATGGCGATCGGCTGGCTGTTCGATTTCGCCAATATCCCGTTCAGCAACGCGGTGCTGCTGCTGGGACTGCAGCGGCAGCATTTCACCTTCGACATCGCCTATCGCACGGCGATGCTGGCCGCCCTTGCGATCGGCTGCTGGAACGGCGACCTGCTGCTGGGATGCATGCTGGTGTCCGGGGTGAAGGCCGTGATGGCGTCGGGCTTCAGCCTTTTCGTGATCCGACGCTCCCTGCAGGCCCCGGCGGCGGAGTAA
- a CDS encoding GumC family protein: protein MITKSGYPAETQNLGRLFARVRRRALGAAVIAMLLFAIAAVVIVNLKPRYQAEAMLQLGERNTRLLDANAAVAPRLDDTEAVLSEVQVLQSADMLSQVVRRLGLQNTEEFGDEGPGLLKPWLDRAIAYVEDLTGLTLPRGEAGPSDPVATATIALQRNIWVDAANRSRVIRVVATSRDPARAAAIANALVETYMQRSARLKEDTAARTLGVLRDRIALLQRQIEDSDRKSEAYRQKMQLFRAQAPGGGGNTDISLASQQLQVLTTNLSAATALREEAEAKVRAANAGKAPDVVGNRLIQELQDQETTLRARQADLASNHLANHPSMLAVNAQLREVRGKLSYETGRVLQSLRSELDVARARERTLADQVARVKVDVARYEEAALPLRAAEQQAETSRKLLADLTRRQQEIEALRGAQEADAQIVSTARPPLLPFFPRTHSLMMIAALGSIGAGVGISLAREMRNKGIWSGDEVRDVFGVNCLGLVPLVRTGRRFSPADYVVHKPNSAFAEAIRTVSVWLDVLHGSGTGRSVLVTSAVPGEGKTSLSMALARQIAHAGEKVVVVDLDFRRPRTHSIGGVELTPGVAGVLGGQARLDEALRQDQLSPAWLLPAGATSNPLALLRGPALKELIATLRLRFDLVLLDSPPTSVVADTRMVARAADAVVFVTRWGSTGRDLVAAELRSLEESGAQVIGVTLNHVNTREHARYGYSDSGIYLGAAKKYYIN, encoded by the coding sequence ATGATCACGAAGAGCGGGTATCCGGCCGAGACACAGAACCTTGGCCGGCTGTTCGCCCGGGTGCGGCGACGCGCCCTGGGTGCCGCAGTGATCGCGATGCTGCTGTTCGCGATCGCCGCCGTGGTGATCGTGAATCTGAAGCCCCGCTATCAGGCGGAGGCGATGCTGCAACTTGGTGAGCGCAACACCCGCCTGCTGGATGCCAATGCCGCCGTGGCACCACGCCTCGATGACACCGAGGCGGTGCTGAGCGAGGTGCAGGTACTGCAATCCGCCGACATGCTGTCGCAGGTGGTGCGCCGCCTCGGCCTGCAGAACACCGAGGAATTCGGCGATGAGGGGCCGGGCCTGCTGAAGCCATGGCTGGATCGCGCGATCGCCTATGTGGAAGACCTCACCGGCCTGACGTTGCCCCGTGGCGAGGCGGGACCGTCGGATCCGGTGGCGACCGCGACCATCGCCTTGCAGCGCAATATCTGGGTCGATGCCGCCAATCGATCGCGCGTGATCCGGGTGGTTGCGACTTCCCGGGACCCGGCGCGCGCGGCGGCGATTGCCAACGCGCTGGTGGAGACTTACATGCAGCGCAGCGCCCGGCTGAAGGAGGACACCGCCGCCAGGACGCTGGGCGTGCTGCGCGACCGCATCGCGCTGCTGCAGCGGCAGATCGAGGACTCCGACCGCAAGTCCGAAGCCTACCGCCAGAAGATGCAGCTGTTCCGCGCACAGGCGCCGGGCGGTGGGGGGAACACGGATATTTCGCTCGCGTCCCAGCAATTGCAGGTGCTCACCACCAATCTCTCGGCCGCCACCGCGCTGCGCGAAGAGGCCGAAGCGAAGGTGCGCGCGGCCAATGCCGGCAAGGCCCCGGACGTGGTGGGCAACCGGCTGATCCAGGAACTGCAGGACCAGGAAACGACACTGCGCGCCCGCCAGGCCGATCTCGCGTCCAATCACCTCGCGAACCACCCCTCGATGCTGGCGGTGAACGCGCAACTGCGCGAAGTGCGCGGCAAGCTTTCGTACGAGACCGGGCGCGTGCTGCAATCCCTGCGCTCGGAACTCGACGTGGCGCGGGCGCGCGAACGCACGCTGGCCGACCAGGTGGCGCGGGTGAAGGTGGACGTCGCCCGCTACGAGGAAGCGGCCCTGCCCCTGCGCGCAGCCGAGCAGCAGGCCGAGACCAGCCGCAAGCTGCTCGCCGACCTCACGCGCCGCCAGCAGGAGATCGAGGCGCTGCGCGGCGCGCAGGAGGCGGACGCGCAAATCGTATCGACCGCCCGCCCGCCGCTGTTGCCATTCTTTCCGCGCACCCACAGCCTGATGATGATTGCCGCCCTTGGATCGATTGGCGCCGGCGTTGGAATCTCGCTCGCGCGCGAGATGCGCAACAAGGGGATCTGGAGCGGCGATGAGGTGCGCGATGTGTTCGGCGTGAACTGCCTCGGCCTGGTACCGCTGGTGCGGACCGGCCGCCGCTTTTCGCCCGCCGACTATGTGGTACACAAGCCCAACTCGGCCTTCGCCGAGGCCATCCGCACCGTCTCGGTGTGGCTGGACGTGCTGCACGGCAGCGGCACCGGGCGCAGCGTGCTGGTGACTTCGGCCGTGCCCGGCGAAGGCAAGACCTCGCTGAGCATGGCGCTGGCACGCCAGATCGCGCATGCGGGCGAGAAGGTGGTGGTGGTCGATCTTGATTTCCGCCGCCCCAGGACCCACAGCATCGGCGGTGTCGAGCTGACCCCGGGCGTGGCCGGGGTGCTCGGCGGCCAGGCCAGGCTCGACGAGGCGCTGCGCCAGGACCAGTTGTCGCCGGCCTGGCTGCTGCCGGCCGGGGCAACCAGCAACCCGCTTGCGCTGTTGCGCGGGCCGGCGCTGAAGGAATTGATCGCCACGCTCCGCCTGCGCTTCGACCTGGTGCTGCTGGACAGTCCGCCGACCTCGGTGGTTGCCGATACGCGCATGGTGGCCCGGGCCGCCGATGCGGTCGTGTTCGTGACCCGGTGGGGCAGCACCGGGCGCGACCTGGTGGCGGCCGAGTTGCGTTCGCTCGAGGAATCCGGGGCGCAGGTGATCGGGGTCACGCTCAATCACGTGAACACCCGCGAACATGCGCGCTACGGCTACAGTGACAGCGGCATCTATCTTGGTGCCGCGAAGAAATACTACATCAACTAG